The Pseudoalteromonas spongiae UST010723-006 genome window below encodes:
- a CDS encoding LysR family transcriptional regulator, whose protein sequence is MNKLRCMHLFARLADLGSFAAVAEELGVTPSMVSKEIQKLEMTLDARLLHRSTRKIQLTHIGEGYLNRCREILAQVHDADAYVQQMQNSVKGKLRINLPMALGLTDLNAVLSDFMSAYPEVELDIHLGDEALDLLEHGFDLGFRASSTVFDSNYIGKPLTKFTYHVCASPNYLAKHGDVTTPQSLKTHNCFIYSYFKGGNKWPINEGVTVTGNLKVNSTLYMKDVIVAGLGIGFLPSFVAKPAFKKGQLVEVLSNCSKPDLILYALYPNRKHTPPILAKCIEFIADWFSKKP, encoded by the coding sequence ATGAATAAACTCAGATGCATGCACCTCTTCGCGCGTCTTGCTGATCTTGGCAGTTTTGCCGCGGTCGCTGAAGAATTGGGCGTAACACCATCGATGGTGAGTAAAGAAATTCAAAAACTTGAAATGACGCTTGACGCTCGCTTACTTCACCGCTCAACACGTAAAATTCAACTAACTCACATTGGTGAGGGGTACTTAAACCGCTGTCGAGAAATACTCGCTCAAGTTCATGATGCTGATGCCTATGTACAGCAAATGCAAAACAGCGTAAAAGGTAAACTTAGAATTAATTTACCAATGGCGTTGGGGTTAACCGATTTAAATGCTGTGCTAAGTGACTTTATGAGTGCATACCCAGAAGTCGAATTAGATATTCACCTAGGCGATGAAGCATTAGATCTATTGGAACATGGTTTTGATTTAGGCTTTCGTGCTAGCAGCACTGTATTTGATTCCAATTACATTGGTAAACCACTCACCAAATTTACTTATCATGTCTGCGCTTCGCCAAATTACTTAGCAAAACATGGCGATGTAACAACGCCTCAGTCACTTAAAACACATAACTGTTTTATCTACAGCTACTTTAAAGGGGGTAATAAATGGCCAATAAATGAAGGAGTGACCGTAACAGGCAATTTAAAAGTTAATTCTACTTTGTATATGAAAGATGTGATTGTAGCGGGTTTAGGTATCGGTTTTTTACCAAGCTTTGTTGCGAAACCCGCATTTAAAAAAGGTCAGCTTGTTGAGGTGCTAAGCAACTGTTCGAAACCAGATTTAATTTTGTACGCTTTATATCCAAACCGCAAGCATACCCCTCCTATTCTTGCAAAGTGCATAGAGTTTATCGCTGATTGGTTTTCCAAAAAACCTTAA
- a CDS encoding glutathione S-transferase family protein gives MYRLFYSPDACSLATHTVLNLLDQSPQLASVNALDCFAKINPAKQVPALQYGEEVMCEGAAILLYLLNKHENDLLPANGVQRQHAIENIMFANASMHPAYSRLFFINNLELDQETKLILFNAAREHINHLWQVVDQKLRGNAFLGGESVSAADILLAVYSRWGAYFPVDIPLSERIQAMLKNVFALDAFKLALKNEQADQKKHGY, from the coding sequence ATGTATCGGCTTTTTTATTCTCCTGACGCATGTTCATTAGCAACACATACAGTACTAAACTTACTCGATCAATCGCCTCAATTAGCTTCGGTAAATGCGTTGGATTGCTTTGCTAAGATAAATCCTGCGAAGCAAGTGCCGGCCTTGCAATACGGTGAAGAGGTTATGTGCGAAGGCGCGGCAATTTTACTTTATTTGTTAAATAAACATGAAAATGACCTGCTGCCTGCAAATGGTGTTCAACGCCAGCACGCTATTGAAAATATAATGTTTGCCAATGCGAGTATGCATCCAGCCTATAGCCGCTTATTCTTTATTAATAACTTAGAGTTAGACCAAGAAACAAAGCTTATTTTGTTTAATGCGGCACGTGAACATATCAACCATTTATGGCAAGTAGTAGATCAGAAATTACGTGGTAACGCATTTCTTGGTGGAGAATCAGTATCGGCCGCTGATATTTTGTTGGCTGTTTATTCGCGTTGGGGAGCGTATTTTCCGGTCGATATTCCATTGAGCGAACGTATCCAAGCAATGCTCAAAAACGTATTTGCACTTGATGCTTTTAAGCTTGCATTAAAAAATGAACAGGCGGATCAGAAAAAACATGGATATTAA
- a CDS encoding nuclear transport factor 2 family protein translates to MDINAKEAVINTVNAYFEGLHFADIEKLHAIFSHDCVLKAPGIRRGLDSWLSLVAARETPHEKGDPFSYKVLQLEVIGEQALVKVYCPLLGQEYIDFLGLLYENNRWRIVNKMYAPRVGE, encoded by the coding sequence ATGGATATTAATGCAAAAGAGGCTGTGATCAACACTGTAAATGCTTATTTTGAGGGATTACATTTCGCGGATATTGAAAAGCTACATGCCATTTTCAGCCATGATTGTGTACTTAAAGCCCCCGGTATTCGCAGAGGTTTAGACAGTTGGCTTTCGCTAGTTGCTGCTCGTGAAACTCCCCATGAAAAAGGTGATCCGTTTAGTTATAAGGTGTTGCAATTAGAAGTTATAGGAGAGCAAGCACTTGTTAAAGTGTACTGTCCTCTTTTAGGACAAGAATATATCGATTTTTTAGGGCTGCTTTATGAAAACAACCGTTGGCGTATTGTGAATAAAATGTATGCACCCAGAGTAGGAGAATAG
- a CDS encoding tautomerase family protein, translating to MPYVNIQVTKEGGTHNVGPTDEQKRLLIAGVTELLQNVLNKDPKTTHVVISEVALANWGVGGVPVIDYRAQNKESI from the coding sequence ATGCCATACGTAAACATTCAGGTAACGAAAGAAGGTGGTACACATAATGTAGGCCCGACTGATGAGCAAAAGCGCCTACTAATTGCTGGTGTTACCGAGTTACTGCAAAATGTATTAAATAAAGACCCAAAGACAACGCATGTTGTTATTAGTGAGGTTGCGCTGGCTAATTGGGGGGTAGGGGGAGTGCCTGTCATTGACTACCGAGCGCAAAATAAAGAGAGCATTTAA
- a CDS encoding methyl-accepting chemotaxis protein: MNIISNLSINKKIHLITGLTVVLLIAILAVSRSTMVDNEKSINEISNVSYEVVKFATANKYLVQKLDELYTQSVTFGDEELIGKATETGELIKQNLEQLSRLSPEDASGRDIKLLQEYSKIAKDIASGMINGTADFSKIQQQAQEKTAKYEELVSHFETFQAKSDERFQALISDTLERSSDAISVTIGIIVIAIIMSALLAIYIAQAISQSAKEVASSLEQLANGGGSLSSKLEVRGEDEIGQVSQNFNGFISLLKDSVENVVSVVSPLMENSTRLVQGMERAENATNQQSHDAEIVRQSMEEMKLSVGDISNSAASAAEAARSAEKEVEVSAQQIESSVTESNALRDEIEAASGTIDQLANDTQNVGQILNVITSIAEQTNLLALNAAIEAARAGEQGRGFAVVADEVRELASRTAKSTNEIRDLLNVLTVAANDSVTAMNSAMEKAKQNSDNAAKTGDSIRKIAEQILAINGMNAQIATATEEQTSVASIVVDNVSNMHSSFESTLNSLEQVRSVATNLHDLSDKLLDATSRFNL, from the coding sequence ATGAATATTATTAGCAATTTAAGTATAAACAAGAAGATACACCTAATTACAGGGTTAACTGTGGTACTGTTAATCGCTATTTTGGCGGTTAGTCGCAGTACCATGGTGGATAATGAAAAATCCATTAACGAAATTTCGAATGTCAGTTACGAAGTAGTGAAATTTGCAACTGCTAACAAATATTTAGTGCAAAAATTGGATGAGCTTTATACTCAGTCGGTTACATTTGGCGATGAAGAATTGATTGGTAAAGCAACAGAGACCGGTGAACTGATAAAACAGAACCTTGAACAACTTTCGCGTTTATCGCCTGAGGATGCCAGTGGTAGAGATATTAAACTACTGCAAGAGTACAGTAAAATAGCAAAAGACATAGCGTCGGGTATGATTAACGGCACAGCCGACTTTTCAAAAATCCAACAACAAGCACAGGAAAAAACCGCAAAATATGAAGAGCTAGTGAGTCATTTTGAAACATTTCAAGCTAAATCAGATGAGCGTTTTCAGGCACTGATTAGCGATACATTAGAGCGTTCAAGCGATGCGATTAGTGTAACCATCGGGATTATTGTTATCGCCATCATTATGTCTGCGTTATTGGCCATTTACATTGCGCAAGCCATTAGTCAATCAGCTAAAGAAGTTGCGTCTTCACTTGAACAACTTGCCAATGGCGGAGGCAGTTTAAGCAGTAAGTTAGAAGTGCGAGGTGAAGATGAAATTGGTCAAGTATCGCAAAACTTTAATGGCTTTATATCGTTATTGAAAGACTCGGTAGAAAACGTTGTGTCAGTGGTTAGCCCGTTAATGGAAAACTCAACACGCTTGGTACAAGGTATGGAGCGCGCTGAAAACGCAACTAACCAACAATCACATGATGCAGAGATTGTACGTCAGTCAATGGAAGAGATGAAATTAAGCGTAGGTGACATTTCTAACTCGGCGGCGAGTGCCGCAGAAGCAGCAAGAAGCGCCGAAAAAGAAGTGGAAGTCAGCGCGCAGCAAATTGAATCTTCGGTAACAGAATCAAATGCACTTCGAGATGAAATCGAGGCGGCATCGGGCACCATTGATCAATTAGCCAATGACACTCAAAACGTAGGCCAAATCTTAAACGTGATTACCTCTATCGCTGAGCAAACGAATTTACTTGCGCTTAATGCGGCCATTGAAGCGGCGCGTGCAGGTGAACAAGGGCGTGGTTTTGCCGTGGTTGCTGATGAAGTGCGTGAACTTGCATCGCGTACCGCAAAATCGACAAACGAAATTCGCGATTTATTAAATGTTTTAACAGTGGCTGCTAATGACTCGGTAACAGCAATGAATTCAGCAATGGAAAAAGCCAAACAGAACTCAGACAACGCAGCAAAAACAGGTGACTCAATTCGTAAAATCGCCGAACAAATATTGGCGATTAATGGTATGAACGCACAAATTGCTACGGCAACCGAAGAGCAAACGTCGGTCGCTTCAATCGTGGTTGATAATGTGTCAAATATGCACTCGTCGTTTGAGTCGACATTAAACTCACTTGAACAAGTACGCAGTGTTGCAACAAACTTGCATGATTTATCAGACAAGTTACTGGATGCAACATCGCGCTTTAACCTTTAA
- a CDS encoding amino acid ABC transporter substrate-binding protein — translation MLENVFNYMFLTVLIFLSLHAHGTSNKQVTLTYCYENKPVLPHFYGEGPLVPESKPGPAIDILNQVETYHPDLTIKFVRYPWKRCLNDLASGKVDAVVGRYHPLREQIARYPKNSDGELDNRFSFSNSASCLLYKAGSINWDGETLVFDKPMSMSIPNGYGVVGEMRKKGFDIYESPSISKAHELLFKGRVVVSLSNCHMEDVPTGFEQNMIPINQSIGYLMFSHQFFERQPLLANKLWQTLSEIDAEAFYQEYFNQALAH, via the coding sequence ATGCTTGAAAATGTATTTAATTATATGTTTTTAACAGTACTCATTTTTTTATCATTGCACGCGCATGGAACCAGCAATAAACAAGTCACATTAACTTATTGTTATGAAAATAAACCGGTTTTACCTCATTTTTATGGTGAAGGCCCATTAGTACCTGAGTCTAAGCCCGGTCCGGCAATTGATATTTTGAATCAAGTTGAGACTTATCATCCCGATTTAACCATTAAATTTGTTCGATACCCTTGGAAACGTTGTTTAAACGACCTCGCTAGTGGCAAAGTAGACGCTGTGGTGGGGCGGTATCATCCGCTTAGAGAGCAAATAGCCCGTTACCCAAAAAATAGCGATGGCGAATTAGATAACCGCTTTAGTTTTTCGAATTCCGCATCGTGTTTGTTATACAAAGCGGGCAGTATAAATTGGGATGGCGAAACACTGGTTTTTGATAAACCAATGAGTATGTCTATTCCAAATGGCTATGGTGTTGTTGGCGAAATGCGCAAAAAAGGCTTTGATATATACGAATCACCATCAATAAGTAAAGCCCATGAGTTATTGTTCAAAGGTCGTGTGGTTGTTTCGCTGAGCAATTGTCATATGGAAGATGTGCCAACTGGCTTTGAACAAAATATGATTCCAATTAATCAAAGCATTGGATATTTGATGTTTAGTCATCAATTTTTTGAACGTCAGCCTCTATTGGCGAATAAGCTTTGGCAAACGCTGTCTGAAATTGATGCTGAGGCGTTTTATCAAGAGTATTTTAATCAAGCCCTAGCACATTAA
- a CDS encoding GNAT family N-acetyltransferase, with protein MELETERLLLRSLSSDDWQFFKHLHQLPDVMRFISDMPTLDVIKQRFDERCISWQKQSNDWLTLTMFDKNTMTPIGVTGFLSQWQPYQQAELGFMLDPEFQGLGYAKESTRRVTAFAFDECDYHKVTATVTQGNDASSRLLTALGFKLEGVIRDNYKIDDKWFNDQKFGMLKNEFS; from the coding sequence ATGGAACTTGAAACCGAAAGACTTCTTCTTAGATCGCTTTCTTCTGACGATTGGCAATTTTTCAAACATTTACATCAGCTGCCTGATGTGATGCGCTTTATAAGCGATATGCCTACGCTTGATGTAATTAAGCAACGATTTGATGAACGCTGTATTTCTTGGCAAAAACAATCTAATGATTGGCTTACACTTACTATGTTCGATAAAAATACCATGACACCTATTGGCGTTACCGGATTTTTATCACAGTGGCAACCATATCAGCAAGCCGAGCTTGGCTTTATGCTTGACCCTGAATTTCAAGGATTAGGTTATGCAAAAGAGTCAACGCGTAGAGTGACGGCGTTTGCATTTGATGAATGTGATTATCACAAAGTAACTGCTACGGTTACGCAGGGCAACGACGCATCAAGTCGATTATTAACTGCGCTGGGGTTTAAACTAGAAGGCGTGATCAGAGACAACTATAAAATTGATGATAAGTGGTTTAACGATCAGAAGTTTGGCATGTTGAAAAACGAGTTTTCTTAA